In Equus przewalskii isolate Varuska chromosome 14, EquPr2, whole genome shotgun sequence, the sequence tcatatggagaagataaacaaacacatggccaaagagaatagattactggttaccagaggggaaggggctgggggtgggcataaggggtaaaggggcacgtatatATGGtggctgacaaataataacgtacaactgaaatttgacaatgttataaactattgtgacctcaaaaaaattttttaaaaaaggtcatCTTTGGGGACAACTGGGAATATTCCCATTTGGACTACATATTAGATACTATTCATGTTAATTTTCTTAGTTGTGATAATGATATTAGGGTCACATGGGACATTATCCTTATTCTTAGAAGATGCATgctgaattttattaattttctacaatgaaggTACAGCACTTTTGCAATTCAAATGGGAATAGTGGAAAGGTCTCtcttctcattaatttcttttttcctgaagccAGTCTTATTACTGTACAATCCCCTGTAGTTTCTATTTAATACACTACTGAGCAACAGGTGGCTCCTTTTGGCTGGATGCTGACCACTGAGTGCCCTGTAATGGGCCCCAGTGACcagggagggcagtggggaggcaCCGACCTGGCTCTCGGGTGGGAGGACGACCTCATCGTAGGGCCCCACAATGGAGCTGGCAAACTTGCTGAAGATGATGGGCTCCTTGGGCACGGGCACGTTCTGTTCTTTGCAGTGGTCCACATAATTCATGCCAACACACACCACCTTGTCTGGCCGCGTGACTGGGGCCAGGAAAGTCACCTCTGACCGTGGTAGGACTGGTAATTGGGCAGCCAGGGCTCTACAGAGACCAGAGCAGGAAAGAGGGGCTGTGTGGGAGCAGGCCAGCAATCCTGGGGCATGCTGGGGAGATCCTGCAGCGGCTACAagttttgctatttaaaatatattttctagatCTATCAACGAAAAGGGTCAGTGTGAAAATCAAGCCCAGCTCTTGCCCTCTGATATCAGAGCACTGTTTATTTATCCAGTGCTCATTTCCTTTCCCCCATTAGGTGACACACATCCATGTAAGTGAATTCAAAAGGTGCAAATGGGAATAACGGAGGCCCTTCTTCTTACCCCCTCTCCTAGTCACCCCGCTCCAGCCTTGGAGAAACCACTGTGTCCTGTGCAGCTCTTCCCATCCCTTTTTATGCAAATGACAGCACACCAtatacagcttttaaaaatacatatctatTTTGAAGACGTCTCCATAATAGTATatagcttcctcttttttcttatagCTGCGTATTACCGTAGTGTAGAGACACCCAATTCCCTAATGAGAGATGGGGAAGTAGTTTCCTATCTTGAGAGAACATGACAGTAGGGGAAACATGCTCCTACCAACACTGTGTGCTGTCAAAGATTTCTATTTTTGCCAGTTTAACAGGTGAAAATGATCTCAGAGTGGTTTTTAATTCACTGTTCATCGACATCTTTAGACCAGATTCCATAGGGCTTCTGGATTAAGGGAAGTCCCTATCTAATCTAGCCCAAACCCAAGAACCATCTTTAAGAAAATCTCTTTGCAGTCATCTCTCCTCTAAGGAGCCAAGAGTCCAATCACTCCCCCAGCTTCCCAAGATGCCTCTTAGGACCCCAGGTAGCAGCCTCCTCAGGGAGGCAGCAACTTAATCCTCTGCGGAAGGCAGTGTGATGAAGTAGTTCTAGCTCCACCACTAAATGGGTGGCCTTGGGATAATCACCctccctggacctcagttttccaCCCTGTAAACTGAGGATGTTGTCATAAGATTTCTAAGGCTCTTCACTAAGAGAAGAGGTGACAAAGAAACGGTGGGGTTACTCTGCTCCCTTGCAAAAGAGCTCCCTGCCCATTCTGTTTcccagggcagggatggggcgggaggagggagagggggaacaGGGTAGTCGCTGCAGGACAATGCTGCCTGCTGATTTACCTTCTCGCCACTGAGAGCGtggcctctccctgctccaggaACTCTATCATCGTCTTGGGCAGTGTGGGGTCAAAGGCATTGAGGTTGATGACCCCGCCACCAGCCTGTGACTCCAGTCCCAGGTGAGGTCCCATcaggtggggtgcctggaactGCACCAGTCTCATGTCTCTGGACTGTTGAAAGGGCCACCTCTGAGCCTGCAGAACGGTGAGCAATCTCCTTCCACCAGAGACCAGCATCAGAGTCTGTGGAGAAAAAAGCAGGTCctaggggcagggagctgggaacCATAATCAGGATCCCCAGAGTTCCTTGAGCTGTGCCCAAGGCCCTTCACCCCATCAGCCATTCCTGGCACACCACATGGGAAGTGCTTCAGATTTATGTTATTTCACTCTGTTACACTTTATGAGGTGACTTTTTGCTCAATTCAACGCATGTACTGAAACGTTTCTAGAGGAGTGACTATCTCATGCCAGGCACTAAGCTGGGTGCCAGGATTCCAGCGTTCTTTCAACCAGCGCTTTCTGAAAGCTTACACTGTACCTGGGCAAATCAGACCTACTCAGCTCTGCCAACCTGCTTGCGGGAGAGGCCGAAGTCAACAACTGATGCCATAAGTAAGATTCAGCAATTGGGACTACTGCTGCGACATCAAGGGTcctgtctttgtctagtttcttgttttttttttaagattttatttttttcctttttctccccaaagcccccctgtacatagttgtatattcttcgttgtgggttcttctagttgtggcatgtgggacgctgcctcagcgtggtttgatgagcagtgccatgtccgtgcccaggattcgaaccaacgaaacactgggccgcctgcagcggagcacgcaaacttaaccactcggccacggggccagccccctttgtcTAGTTTCTTGAGGAAGGAATGCtaagctgagctgggctgggctaaAACGAGCAGGACTAGGAATTAGACAAGAGTAGGGCCCAGCATGGGCAAGTGACACTGGAGAAACTGGATTCACAGTTGCcacaagcaattttttaaatgccagtttGATCCTGTTACCCTCCTACTTAAAATGCTTTTCACTGCTGACATTACCAAGCCAGAACCCCTAGCTGTCCCAGCATTCTAAGAGCAGCCCCCACCTGCGTCTCCAGACAGAAATTACTTAGTTTCTCCTGCTGGAGCACAGGCTGCCTGAGAGAAGAGGCTGCAGACAAAGGGCAGGGCCTAGGCCTGACAAGCATCCCTGGGCTGTCTCTTCTCTGGGTTCTGGGGCCATGTCTGTCTCTTTCACTGCTGAggcca encodes:
- the LOC103563045 gene encoding oxaloacetate tautomerase FAHD2A, mitochondrial isoform X2 encodes the protein MLVSGGRRLLTVLQAQRWPFQQSRDMRLVQFQAPHLMGPHLGLESQAGGGVINLNAFDPTLPKTMIEFLEQGEATLSVARRALAAQLPVLPRSEVTFLAPVTRPDKVVCVGMNYVDHCKEQNVPVPKEPIIFSKFASSIVGPYDEVVLPPESQEVDWEVELAVVIGKKGKHIKATDAMAHVAGFTVAHDVSARDWQMKRNGKQWLLGKTFDTFCPLGPALVTKDGVADPHNLKICCRVNGEVVQSSNTNQMVFKTEELIAWVSHSR